GCCACGCCCTCCACGGTTTCCTCTTCTTCGAGCGCATAACCGCGCTCACGGGTCGCCTCCAATTCCGCCTCCAGCCGTTTACGGGCCGCTGACCGCCCGCGCGCTGGCATATCAGCACACACCTTGGCCACCAATCGCGCCTGCCGCTCTTCTGGCAGGTGCGCCACGATCGCCCGCCCCAACGCCGTGGTGTAAAACAGATCGCGCGCGCCGGGCTTCACAATCCAACGCAAAGCCTGATCGGTCTCCACCACATGGGCGTAACGCACATAAACCCCTTCGAGCAGCCCCAGATTGACCGTCTCATCAAAGGCATCGCGCAGACGCTCCATCGCCGGGTTGACCTTGGTGCGCAACGCCGCATCCCGCCCATGCTCCCGCAACGACGACAAACGCTCCGACAGGATAAAACTCCCCCGCGCAATCCCCGGCTCCAGATAACCGAGCTCGCGCAGACTATGCAGAATACGATGCACCGTCGGCTTCGGCAACCGGCTCTCTTCCGCCAGCTCCGCCAAGCTCAAAGGCCGCCCGCTGCGGGCCATGACCTCTAGAATGGAAAATGCTCTGTCCAGGACGGCGATACTCATCGTTTTTCGCTTTACACCCCGTTTCACAATGTGGAACTAAAGTTCCGTCAAACAAAATATCTGACATGGTTATCGACTGCCACAATCATCTCGGGGTTGACCTTCTGTTCTACCTCAACGCCCACCAGCCCTATGCTCAGGACCTCCCCACTCTGGTGGAAATCGGGCGCTCCCACGGGGTCGATCGTTGGCTGGTCTTTCCGATGGTGAGCAACCTCACCTTTGACCTCCAACGCATGCGCCAGGGCGAGCTGGCTCCGGGCGGCTTCGAAGCCATCCCTTACGCGTTTGAAAACGCCCGCATGATGACCGAGCTCTACGACCGTTACCCCGATCTGGGGCGCGACACGATTCCCTTCGCCATCATCGATCCCTTGCGTGAACCCGCCGCCCAGATCGAGCACCTCCGCCGCCTCCACGCCCAACATCCGTTCCGCGGGCTCAAGCTACAGGCCACCATCATCAAATCCGATGTGCGGGCTTTGCTCACCACTGGACGCAGCTTCCTGGAATTTGCGGCCGAGTTCAACCTACCCTTCATCATCCACTCCAGCATCGCGCCCGAAGATACGTGGTCCCAGGCCTCCAGCATTCTGGAGGTGGCTGCCGCCACGCCGGAAGTCCGTTTCTGCCTCGCCCACTCCTGCCGCTTCGACCGTCCTTCCCTCGATCGGGTGGCCGAGCTGCCCAACACGTGGTTCGACTGCTCCGCCCACCGCATCCATTGCCAAGCCGTCGAGCAGGGTCTGCCGATCATCGCCCGCCCTGAAAATCGCCTCGCGGCCGACTACCGCGACCCGGCCGCCGTGCTCCAATGCCTCGCCGAAACCTACCCGACGAAGTTGATCTGGGGCACGGACTCGCCGTTCCAGTCCTACATCGATGACGAGATCGCCCTGCGCTCGACCTACGCGGAGGAGGTCGCCTGCCTCAACGCCCTTTCGCCCACCCTGCACCGTGCCGCCACCTGCGACAACCTGCTCGCCCTGCTCCAACTCCCCGATGAAACGCTTCTCTCTGGCAACTGATTCCGCCCTCGTCACCGGCTCCTCCCAAGGCATCGGCAGTGCCATCGCCCACGGGTTGGAGTGCGCCGGCGCGCACACCGTCGTCCGCCACGGCCACATGCCGCGTCCCGCCGATTTGGCCGAAGCACTCCCCTACCTGCAGGCCGACCTCTTCGACGCCGCCGCCCCCGCCCAACTCGTAGCTGAAGCCTTCACCGCCGCGCCCGACCTGAACCTCCTTGTGTGCAACGCTGGCAGCTTCTTCGACCTGCCGTTCCTCGACAACGATCTCAACGCCTGGGAGCGCACCCAAAACCTCAACGTGCGCGCTGTTTACTTTACGGTGCAGGCCTTCGCCCGCGGTTTGATCGAACGAAAACGCCCCGGTGCCGTGGTGATCGTATCATCCACCAACGGCTTTCAATCCGAGGAGGATTCCACCGCCTACGACACCGCCAAGGGCGCCCTCGTCATGATGACGCGCACCCTCGCTCAGGCGCTCGCCCCCCAAGGCATACGCGTCAATGGACTCGCCCCCGGCCTCATCCGCACCCCTCTCACCTCCTCTTGGCTCGACGGCGACGACGGTGTCCGCGCCCACTACGAAAAGAAGGTTCTGCTCGGCCGGATCGGCGAACCCGAGGACTGCGCCGGCGTCGCCGCCTTCCTGCTGTCACCAGCCGCCAACTACATCACCGGCCAAACCCTCATCGTCGATGGCGGCCTGACCGTCGGTCAAATCGGCCGTCCCTGATTTATGATGCTCAATCTCGACGACCTTCGCACGCCCAGCCTGCTGGTCCACCGCGATCGCCTCGAAGCCAACCTTCGCAGCATGCAGTCCGCCTGCGATGCCGCCGGCTTCGCCCTGCGCCCCCATATCAAGACGCACAAACTCGTGCCCATCGCCCGCCGTCAGCTTGAGCTGGGCGCCGCCGGACTCACCTGCGCGAAGTTGAGCGAAGCCGAAGCCATGTTGCCCAGCGGAGTGCGCGAGATGTTTGTCGCCCACTCCCTGGTCGACCCGCGTCAGGCACCACGCATCGATGCCCTCGCCGGCCAACTCGATGAGCTGCGCCTCGCCGTCACCAGCGAGGCCCACGCCACCGCACTGATCGAGCTGGTCGCGCGCACCGGCCGCCGCCTCCCCGTCATGCTGGCCATCGACACGGGCCTGGACCGCGAGGGCGTCCGCTCCATCGAATCCGCGCAACGCACCGCCGCCTTGCTCGCCAAATCCGACGCCGTCGACCTCGCCGGATTCTACACCCACGAGGGTTTCTTTTACACGACCGACCCCGCCGACCAGACGGCTGCAATCGACCGCATGTTGGAACAACTCCACGCCGTTCGCGATGCGGTCGACCCCAGCCTGCCGTTGTGGCCGGGCTGCAGCGTGACCGCCCGCGCCCTCGCCCAACGCTCCGACACCGGCATTCAAGCCGTTCGCCCCGGCGCTTACGTTTTTGGCGACCTCTCGCTCTCCACCTCCACCCACGTGATGCCCTTCGCCGATGTGGCGCTCGAGGTGCTGGCCACCGTGGTCGATCGACCGGCGCCGGACCTGGCGCTCATCGACGCCGGTTCCAAAACCTTTTCCTCCGACCGCACCGCCGCGGGCATCAGTGCCATCGACGCGGCCGGGCGCGACCTTGCCGTCGTGCGCACCAACGAAGAACACGGCTACGTGCGCGGTGCCGATGTGGACCAACTTCAAATCGGCGAACGCCTGCGCCTGGTGCCCGCCCACGTTTGCACCGTCGTGAACCTCGCCAATGAGGTCTGCGTGCTCGAGGCCGACTCCAGCATCCACGCGGTGTGGTCCATTGAGGCACGCGGCTGCACCCAATAACATCGCATTCGTCCGCCCCCCGCTCTCCCCTCCCAACCTTTTTGCACCCAGTTCCATGAAAATCATCCGCTACCGAGACTCCCAAAACACCATCCAATACGGCTGCCATCAGGATGATGGTTCCGTCTTCCGCGCTGAGGGCGATCCCTACACCGGAATCACCGTCACCACCGAGACGGCCGACATCGCCAAACTCCTCGCCCCCATTGAGCCCACGCAGATCCTCTGCATCGGCCTCAACTACAAGCACCACGCCGCCGAGTCCGGCATGGCCGCCCCGGAGCGTCCCGTTCTCTTCGTCAAGGGCATCAACACCCTGCAACACCCCGGCGATCCGATCGAGATTCCGACTCACCTCGCCAGCCACGAAGTCGACTACGAATGCGAACTCGCCGTCGTCATCGGCAAACCCTGCAAGAACGTCAGCCGCGAGGAGGCCTTGTCCTATGTAGCTGGATACACCTGCGCCAACGACGTCTCCGCCCGCGATCATCAGATCAAACTCGGCGGCGGCCAGTGGTGCCGCGGCAAGTTCTTCGACACCTTCGCCCCCCTCGGCCCGTGGCTCGTCACCACCGACGAGATCACCAATCCGAACAACCTGAAGATCGCCACCATCCTCAACGGCGAGCGCGTCCAGGATTGGAACACCAACGACATG
This portion of the Actomonas aquatica genome encodes:
- a CDS encoding IclR family transcriptional regulator; protein product: MSIAVLDRAFSILEVMARSGRPLSLAELAEESRLPKPTVHRILHSLRELGYLEPGIARGSFILSERLSSLREHGRDAALRTKVNPAMERLRDAFDETVNLGLLEGVYVRYAHVVETDQALRWIVKPGARDLFYTTALGRAIVAHLPEERQARLVAKVCADMPARGRSAARKRLEAELEATRERGYALEEEETVEGVACMAISLAAHAEPLAGISVAVPVTRFPAKRRQALSSALCQTATAADLAEGGARA
- a CDS encoding SDR family NAD(P)-dependent oxidoreductase, with product MKRFSLATDSALVTGSSQGIGSAIAHGLECAGAHTVVRHGHMPRPADLAEALPYLQADLFDAAAPAQLVAEAFTAAPDLNLLVCNAGSFFDLPFLDNDLNAWERTQNLNVRAVYFTVQAFARGLIERKRPGAVVIVSSTNGFQSEEDSTAYDTAKGALVMMTRTLAQALAPQGIRVNGLAPGLIRTPLTSSWLDGDDGVRAHYEKKVLLGRIGEPEDCAGVAAFLLSPAANYITGQTLIVDGGLTVGQIGRP
- a CDS encoding amidohydrolase family protein, which encodes MVIDCHNHLGVDLLFYLNAHQPYAQDLPTLVEIGRSHGVDRWLVFPMVSNLTFDLQRMRQGELAPGGFEAIPYAFENARMMTELYDRYPDLGRDTIPFAIIDPLREPAAQIEHLRRLHAQHPFRGLKLQATIIKSDVRALLTTGRSFLEFAAEFNLPFIIHSSIAPEDTWSQASSILEVAAATPEVRFCLAHSCRFDRPSLDRVAELPNTWFDCSAHRIHCQAVEQGLPIIARPENRLAADYRDPAAVLQCLAETYPTKLIWGTDSPFQSYIDDEIALRSTYAEEVACLNALSPTLHRAATCDNLLALLQLPDETLLSGN
- a CDS encoding alanine racemase: MMLNLDDLRTPSLLVHRDRLEANLRSMQSACDAAGFALRPHIKTHKLVPIARRQLELGAAGLTCAKLSEAEAMLPSGVREMFVAHSLVDPRQAPRIDALAGQLDELRLAVTSEAHATALIELVARTGRRLPVMLAIDTGLDREGVRSIESAQRTAALLAKSDAVDLAGFYTHEGFFYTTDPADQTAAIDRMLEQLHAVRDAVDPSLPLWPGCSVTARALAQRSDTGIQAVRPGAYVFGDLSLSTSTHVMPFADVALEVLATVVDRPAPDLALIDAGSKTFSSDRTAAGISAIDAAGRDLAVVRTNEEHGYVRGADVDQLQIGERLRLVPAHVCTVVNLANEVCVLEADSSIHAVWSIEARGCTQ
- a CDS encoding fumarylacetoacetate hydrolase family protein translates to MKIIRYRDSQNTIQYGCHQDDGSVFRAEGDPYTGITVTTETADIAKLLAPIEPTQILCIGLNYKHHAAESGMAAPERPVLFVKGINTLQHPGDPIEIPTHLASHEVDYECELAVVIGKPCKNVSREEALSYVAGYTCANDVSARDHQIKLGGGQWCRGKFFDTFAPLGPWLVTTDEITNPNNLKIATILNGERVQDWNTNDMIFDVATIISYLSGSTTLVPGTVIMTGTPHGVGMAAKPSPRWLRPGDKVAIEIEGIGTLHNPVAYESVKA